The following coding sequences lie in one Paroedura picta isolate Pp20150507F chromosome 10, Ppicta_v3.0, whole genome shotgun sequence genomic window:
- the LOC143819120 gene encoding uncharacterized protein LOC143819120 isoform X2, whose product MASKQRSRKQGKGQKKSPMTASKAAGGGRAASSQRQSSRRDSAAKAREAWASALPAVRPKGGGALQRGRNVSTSKSRPAATREARGSPEPLSISPSRGSGAGRPREKPAAKPVNQRRGRSVARQTRQQARGMAPSGGLSGQSSSQDGSPVTDSRKKSTSREKSAAAKRKHRSRAPIRPRARVIADSPASNESVDADSVDSESSSFISQASGTSRQVVSKGKRKNKKPYNNYWRGYARAFENISMAHRASGSSGRLSFSGESSEGTSGTSEESARVDRTSGTRHKRHSNSKGHKRRRSICSSPSSGESTPWDEGTDVRREGWFWIQSSFIPGIPKWMDLRRSNTTTLLDEAGVPENERAPPVKCKVSDAPPGAHLKPKLRERALEGYFVDFFALIPGQDSGGDTGSRRDKKKHKTFTACERTFDNWLKGYAVYLTIVAGSYPERGWHLGRYLSHILEARDIAGDEAAMEYDRLFRELASQNPDARWDLKHPDTWFVQVGSSAKRPRDRGQAGGSGRRPSGLPCWDFNNKGCRRRRCRFEHRCEVCGGGHPLPSCPKGGMQMPFRTARPSGKKDGGSGTAGPSSSAKTT is encoded by the coding sequence ATGGCGTCGAAGCAGCGTTCCAGAAAACAGGGCAAGGGGCAGAAGAAGAGCCCGATGACTGCTTCAAaagcagcaggaggggggagggctgcttcTTCTCAGAGGCAGTCCAGTCGGCGGGACAGCGCAGCTAAGGCACGGGAAGCCTGGGCTTCTGCTCTGCCGGCTGTACGGCCAAAAGGGGGTGGGGCCCTTCAAAGGGGCCGGAACGTTAGCACCTCCAAGAGCAGGCCAGCAGCTACTCGAGAAGCGAGAGGCAGTCCTGAGCCTCTCTCTATTAGCCCTTCAAGGGGATCTGGGGCTGGCAGGCCTAGGGAAAAACCTGCTGCTAAGCCAGTGAATCAACGGCGAGGGAGGTCTGTTGCCAGGCAAACTAGGCAGCAGGCTAGGGGTATGGCGCCCTCTGGAGGTTTATCTGGGCAGTCTTCTTCTCAGGATGGCTCCCCTGTCACTGACAGCAGGAAAAAATCAACTAGCAGAGAAAAATCTGCTGCAGCTAAAAGGAAGCATAGGAGCAGGGCACCAATTCGTCCAAGGGCCCGGGTAATTGCAGATTCACCTGCTTCTAATGAATCTGTGGACGCAGATTCTGTTGACTCAGAGTCTTCAAGTTTTATTAGTCAGGCATCTGGCACAAGTAGACAGGTAGTTTCAAAAGGCAAGAGGAAGAACAAAAAACCTTACAATAATTATTGGCGCGGTTACGCTCGTGCTTTTGAAAACATTTCAATGGCGCATCGAGCAAGTGGTTCCTCTGGAAGGCTCAGTTTTTCTGGGGAATCCAGTGAGGGTACAAGTGGTACTTCTGAAGAGTCAGCTCGAGTGGACAGAACATCTGGTACTCGGCATAAGAGACACTCAAATTCCAAGGGACATAAACGAAGGCGTTCTATATGCAGCAGTCCTTCGTCGGGTGAGTCCACCCCTTGGGATGAGGGGACAGATGTACGGCGGGAGGGTTGGTTCTGGATACAGAGTTCTTTCATTCCGGGGATTCCGAAATGGATGGACCTACGCAGGTCGAACACCACAACCCTGTTAGATGAGGCTGGAGTACCAGAGAACGAGAGGGCTCCCCCGGTAAAATGCAAGGTGTCGGACGCGCCCCCTGGGGCCCACTTGAAGCCTAAGCTTCgggagagagccctggagggCTATTTTGTTGATTTCTTTGCACTGATCCCTGGCCAAGATTCAGGTGGGGATACTGGCAGCCGGAGGGACAAGAAAAAACATAAAACTTTCACGGCATGTGAGAGAACATTTGACAATTGGTTAAAGGGGTACGCCGTTTATCTGACTATAGTGGCGGGATCTTACCCTGAGAGAGGATGGCATTTGGGGAGGTACCTCTCTCACATTCTAGAGGCTCGTGACATCGCAGGAGATGAAGCTGCGATGGAATATGACCGCCTTTTTCGTGAGTTGGCATCGCAAAATCCGGATGCGCGCTGGGACCTAAAACATCCGGACACTTGGTTTGTGCAAGTGGGTTCCAGCGCAAAACGCCCTAGAGATAGAGGTCAAGCGGGGGGCTCAGGAAGGCGTCCTTCTGGGCTACCCTGCTGGGATTTCAATAATAAAGGCTGCAGGCGTAGGCGCTGCCGCTTCGAGCATAGGTGTGAGGTGTGTGGGGGTGGCCACCCACTTCCATCCTGCCCGAAGGGGGGTATGCAGATGCCCTTTCGGACCGCCCGACCTTCCGGAAAAAAGGACGGTGGGTCGGGAACGGCAGGACCTTCAAGCTCAGCTAAAACCACCTAG
- the LOC143819120 gene encoding uncharacterized protein LOC143819120 isoform X3, which yields MASKQRSRKQGKGQKKSPMTASKAAGGGRAASSQRQSSRRDSAAKAREAWASALPAVRPKGGGALQRGRNVSTSKSRPAATREARGSPEPLSISPSRGSGAGRPREKPAAKPVNQRRGRSVARQTRQQARGMAPSGGLSGQSSSQDGSPVTDSRKKSTSREKSAAAKRKHRSRAPIRPRARVIADSPASNESVDADSVDSESSSFISQASGTSRQVVSKGKRKNKKPYNNYWRGYARAFENISMAHRASGSSGRLSFSGESSEGTSGTSEESARVDRTSGTRHKRHSNSKGHKRRRSICSSPSSGLRPTVRTVLMIGHSIVYWAGQYASFSGWSQDLGLDDHVRLIWDGHRGMRWTSMLTFVAQAVHRWGFPAAVVIQLGENDIPSIKGRQLINAMSEDLLVLRHRLPNTAVFWSELLSRRTWRSEKSPAIINRAKTKINRSVSRVIVNLGGQVIWHPDIDSQIDALYRPDGVHLSHWGMDLWLHSIRGALSDWLYVLGLAGTSCLSRSVAVFAQEYESSCIRAGGRSASLRGMGPPKGGGGNEPHADPVG from the exons ATGGCGTCGAAGCAGCGTTCCAGAAAACAGGGCAAGGGGCAGAAGAAGAGCCCGATGACTGCTTCAAaagcagcaggaggggggagggctgcttcTTCTCAGAGGCAGTCCAGTCGGCGGGACAGCGCAGCTAAGGCACGGGAAGCCTGGGCTTCTGCTCTGCCGGCTGTACGGCCAAAAGGGGGTGGGGCCCTTCAAAGGGGCCGGAACGTTAGCACCTCCAAGAGCAGGCCAGCAGCTACTCGAGAAGCGAGAGGCAGTCCTGAGCCTCTCTCTATTAGCCCTTCAAGGGGATCTGGGGCTGGCAGGCCTAGGGAAAAACCTGCTGCTAAGCCAGTGAATCAACGGCGAGGGAGGTCTGTTGCCAGGCAAACTAGGCAGCAGGCTAGGGGTATGGCGCCCTCTGGAGGTTTATCTGGGCAGTCTTCTTCTCAGGATGGCTCCCCTGTCACTGACAGCAGGAAAAAATCAACTAGCAGAGAAAAATCTGCTGCAGCTAAAAGGAAGCATAGGAGCAGGGCACCAATTCGTCCAAGGGCCCGGGTAATTGCAGATTCACCTGCTTCTAATGAATCTGTGGACGCAGATTCTGTTGACTCAGAGTCTTCAAGTTTTATTAGTCAGGCATCTGGCACAAGTAGACAGGTAGTTTCAAAAGGCAAGAGGAAGAACAAAAAACCTTACAATAATTATTGGCGCGGTTACGCTCGTGCTTTTGAAAACATTTCAATGGCGCATCGAGCAAGTGGTTCCTCTGGAAGGCTCAGTTTTTCTGGGGAATCCAGTGAGGGTACAAGTGGTACTTCTGAAGAGTCAGCTCGAGTGGACAGAACATCTGGTACTCGGCATAAGAGACACTCAAATTCCAAGGGACATAAACGAAGGCGTTCTATATGCAGCAGTCCTTCGTCGG GACTACGCCCCACAGTGAGGACGGTTTTGATGATAGGCCACAGTATCGTGTACTGGGCTGGACAATATGCAAGTTTTTCCGGCTGGAGCCAAGATCTCGGCCTTGATGATCACGTGCGTCTTATTTGGGATGGTCATCGGGGAATGCGGTGGACATCCATGTTGACGTTTGTGGCACAAGCAGTGCATCGTTGGGGATTTCCAGCGGCAGTGGTCATCCAGCTCGGCGAAAACGACATTCCAAGCATCAAGGGTCGGCAGTTAATCAACGCAATGTCCGAGGACTTGCTTGTATTGCGCCATCGTTTGCCAAACACGGCCGTGTTTTGGTCTGAGCTACTGAGCCGACGGACATGGAGAAGTGAAAAAAGTCCAGCGATCATCAACCgtgcaaaaacaaaaattaatcgTTCTGTTTCGCGAGTTATTGTTAATTTGGGGGGTCAGGTTATATGGCATCCAGACATTGACAGCCAGATTGATGCCTTGTATCGCCCCGACGGAGTTCATCTCTCTCATTGGGGGATGGATTTATGGCTCCACAGTATAAGGGGGGCTTTATCTGACTGGTTATATGTattagggttggcgggaacgagttGTTTATCTCGTTCTGTGGCAGTATTTGCACAAGAGTATGAGTCTAGTTGCATTAGAGCCGGTGGGCGATCGGCATCCCtgcggggaatggggccccctaaagggggtggtggtaacgagccacATGCAGACCCGGTGGGGTAG
- the LOC143819120 gene encoding uncharacterized protein LOC143819120 isoform X1, protein MASKQRSRKQGKGQKKSPMTASKAAGGGRAASSQRQSSRRDSAAKAREAWASALPAVRPKGGGALQRGRNVSTSKSRPAATREARGSPEPLSISPSRGSGAGRPREKPAAKPVNQRRGRSVARQTRQQARGMAPSGGLSGQSSSQDGSPVTDSRKKSTSREKSAAAKRKHRSRAPIRPRARVIADSPASNESVDADSVDSESSSFISQASGTSRQVVSKGKRKNKKPYNNYWRGYARAFENISMAHRASGSSGRLSFSGESSEGTSGTSEESARVDRTSGTRHKRHSNSKGHKRRRSICSSPSSGREISSVGPGSKRKSGHLPRRTLVTWRRVILRGVLGSLAPSTRRAYEGAARNFTSYAATLGCRGKWPMSERLLLCYLVFLWEKGTSPRTIRVHMAGLSFFSKIWGSWDPGSSFLAKKAIKGWRRVHPVGKDLRRPINKLLLGNLLLNLKGVCFDQYEVSLAGAAFTLAFFGAFRCGEIISPSRSSPTSGILTRDDVVIQQNNIVVWLKKSKTDQLGKGISVFIPSLTNHRVCPVHWLTEYLRVRPQGKGPLFIHKDGTYFSRFQFLAILRACLRKMGLDAGKYGTHSFRIGAATQAFQDGASATQIMSLGRWRSAAYKSYVRPDAVY, encoded by the exons ATGGCGTCGAAGCAGCGTTCCAGAAAACAGGGCAAGGGGCAGAAGAAGAGCCCGATGACTGCTTCAAaagcagcaggaggggggagggctgcttcTTCTCAGAGGCAGTCCAGTCGGCGGGACAGCGCAGCTAAGGCACGGGAAGCCTGGGCTTCTGCTCTGCCGGCTGTACGGCCAAAAGGGGGTGGGGCCCTTCAAAGGGGCCGGAACGTTAGCACCTCCAAGAGCAGGCCAGCAGCTACTCGAGAAGCGAGAGGCAGTCCTGAGCCTCTCTCTATTAGCCCTTCAAGGGGATCTGGGGCTGGCAGGCCTAGGGAAAAACCTGCTGCTAAGCCAGTGAATCAACGGCGAGGGAGGTCTGTTGCCAGGCAAACTAGGCAGCAGGCTAGGGGTATGGCGCCCTCTGGAGGTTTATCTGGGCAGTCTTCTTCTCAGGATGGCTCCCCTGTCACTGACAGCAGGAAAAAATCAACTAGCAGAGAAAAATCTGCTGCAGCTAAAAGGAAGCATAGGAGCAGGGCACCAATTCGTCCAAGGGCCCGGGTAATTGCAGATTCACCTGCTTCTAATGAATCTGTGGACGCAGATTCTGTTGACTCAGAGTCTTCAAGTTTTATTAGTCAGGCATCTGGCACAAGTAGACAGGTAGTTTCAAAAGGCAAGAGGAAGAACAAAAAACCTTACAATAATTATTGGCGCGGTTACGCTCGTGCTTTTGAAAACATTTCAATGGCGCATCGAGCAAGTGGTTCCTCTGGAAGGCTCAGTTTTTCTGGGGAATCCAGTGAGGGTACAAGTGGTACTTCTGAAGAGTCAGCTCGAGTGGACAGAACATCTGGTACTCGGCATAAGAGACACTCAAATTCCAAGGGACATAAACGAAGGCGTTCTATATGCAGCAGTCCTTCGTCGG GACGAGAGATTTCGTCGGTTGGCCCCGGGAGCAAACGCAAATCCGGACATCTTCCCAGAAGAACTTTGGTCACTTGGCGACGAGTGATCTTGAGGGGCGTGTTAGGGTCCTTGGCACCTTCGACGCGTCGTGCGTACGAAGGAGCGGCGAGGAACTTCACGTCTTATGCGGCAACTTTAGGTTGCAGAGGGAAGTGGCCTATGTCTGAACGCCTGTTACTGTGTTACTTGGTTTTCCTTTGGGAAAAAGGGACCTCCCCACGCACAATCAGGGTTCATATGGCAGGATTATCATTTTTTAGTAAAATATGGGGTAGTTGGGACCCTGGTTCATCATTTTTAGCTAAGAAGGCGATaaaaggatggagaagagttcaTCCTGTGGGCAAAGATTTGAGGCGTCCGATTAACAAATTGTTGTTAGGCAACCTTTTGCTTAACTTAAAAGGGGTTTGTTTTGACCAGTATGAGGTGTCACTGGCGGGAGCTGCATTTACGTTAGCCTTTTTCGGAGCCTTTCGTTGTGGGGAAATAATCTCTCCATCACGTTCATCTCCTACTTCGGGAATTTTGACCCGAGATGATGTGGTCATTCAGCAAAATAATATTGTGGTGTGGCTGAAAAAATCAAAGACGGACCAGTTGGGAAAAGGCATTTCAGTTTTTATCCCGAGCTTAACCAATCACAGGGTCTGTCCAGTACACTGGTTGACTGAGTATTTACGCGTACGTCCACAGGGCAAGGGTCCTTTGTTCATACACAAGGACGGGACATATTTTTCCAGATTTCAATTTTTAGCCATTTTACGAGCTTGTTTACGTAAAATGGGCTTAGATGCAGGCAAGTATGGCACACATTCGTTTAGAATAGGAGCTGCGACACAAGCCTTTCAGGACGGGGCTTCCGCCACGCAGATTATGTCATTGGGGAGGTGGCGGTCAGCGGCTTACAAATCTTATGTGCGTCCAGATGCTGTTTATTAA